Proteins from a single region of Ziziphus jujuba cultivar Dongzao chromosome 1, ASM3175591v1:
- the LOC107418835 gene encoding protein ROOT HAIR DEFECTIVE 3 homolog 2 isoform X7, translating to MEEDCFATQLIYGDGQFNRDGLECLIKKVNLADYGLSYAVVAIVGPQSSGKSTLLNHLFETNFREMDAYRGRSQTTKGIWIAKCIGIEPCTIALDLEGTDSGERGEDDTTFEKQSALFALAISDIVLINMWCHDIGREQAANKPLLKTVFQVMMRLFSPRKTTLLFVIRDKTKTPFEFLEPILREDIQKIWHAVPKPHGHENTHLSEFFNVEVVALSSYEEKEEKFKEEVAQLRQRFMHSISPGGLAGDRRGVVSASGFSFSAQQIWKDIKENKDLDLPAHKVMVATFRCEEIAGEKLAQLTLDEGWLALEKAVESGPIPGFGKKLSSILERYLSEYDSETIYFDEGVRNVKRKQLESKALDFLHPAYITMVGHLHSKALENFKTGVENWLEEGEGFAALVRACKEYCILEFDQGCADAFVQLAGWDASKIKEKLQRDIDAHASSFCSAKLSDLIVNYERQLSTALTEPLESLLESGERDTWTSIRKLLKRETEAALLEFLSAVAGFELDKADITAMEQKIRDYARNVVERKAREEAGKVLIRMKNRFSMVFNYGCDSIPRVWTAGKEDIKTITKEARSASLKLLSVIAAIRLDEKPDKIEKILFSSLMDGTTAPLASTTWEEVPSKDTLLTPVRCKSLWKQFKAETENNVTRALSYQKACRRKNNWVPPMWAIVAMIVLGFSELMLQLR from the exons ATGGAAGAAGATTGCTTTGCTACGCAACTCATCTACGGCGACGGCCAATTCAACCGTGATGGGCTCGAATGTTTGATCAAAAAAGTGAACTTGGCTGACTACGGACTCTCCTATGCCGTCGTTGCCATCGTGGGTCCTCAAAGCAGCG GTAAAAGCACGTTGTTGAATCATCTGTTCGAAACAAATTTCAGGGAGATGGATGCGTACAGGGGAAG GAGTCAAACAACTAAGGGCATTTGGATTGCCAAGTGTATTGGCATTGAACCTTGCACCATTGCCTTGGATTTGGAGGGTACTGATAGCGGGGAAAGAGGAGAG GATGATACCACGTTCGAGAAACAAAGTGCCCTGTTTGCCTTGGCGATCTCAGACATCGTTCTGATTAACAT GTGGTGCCATGATATTGGCAGGGAGCAGGCTGCAAATAAACCTCTACTGAAAACAGTTTTTCAG GTCATGATGCGTTTGTTCAGCCCCCGCAAAACGACTCTGTTGTTTGTTATACGTGACAAAACAAAG ACTCCATTTGAATTTCTTGAGCCCATATTGAGGGAAGATATCCAAAAG ATATGGCATGCAGTTCCTAAGCCCCATGGCCATGAAAATACCCACCTAAGTGAATTTTTTAAT GTTGAGGTCGTAGCTTTGTCCAGTTATGAAGAGAAGGAGGAGAAGTTTAAGGAGGAG GTTGCTCAGCTTAGACAACGATTTATGCATTCTATTTCTCCTGGAGGGCTTGCTGGTGATAGGCGGGGTGTTGTCTCTGCCTCAGGGTTTTCTTTCAGTGCACAGCAGATATGGaaagatattaaagaaaataaagaccTGGATCTTCCTGCTCACAAG gtTATGGTTGCCACTTTTCGTTGTGAAGAAATTGCTGGGGAAAAACTTGCCCAGTTGACCCTTGATGAG GGTTGGTTGGCTTTGGAGAAAGCTGTAGAAAGCGGTCCTATACCAGGTTTTGGGAAGAAGCTGAGCTCAATCTTAGAAAGATACCTTTCTGA GTATGACAGCGAAACAATCTACTTTGATGAAGGTGTGAGAAATGTGAAACGAAAGCAATTAGAGTCAAAAGCATTAGAT TTTCTTCACCCTGCGTATATTACCATGGTGGGGCATCTACACTCTAAAgcacttgaaaattttaaaactggAGTGGAGAACTGGttggaagaaggagaaggattTGCTGCATTGGTTCGAGCATGTAAGGAGTATTGCATCCTTGAGTTTGACCAAGGATGTGCAG ATGCTTTCGTACAACTGGCTGGTTGGGATGCctcaaaaattaaggaaaaacttCAACGTGATATTGATGCACATGCATCATCATTTTGTAGTGCGAAGTTGTCGGACCTGATTGTCAACTATGAG AGGCAACTCTCTACTGCACTGACTGAACCTCTAGAGTCCCTCCTTGAATCTGGTGAAAGGGACACATGGACTTCAATAAGAAAGCTTCTTAAACGTGAAACTGAAGCTGCATTGTTGGAGTTCTTATCTGCTGTGGCTGGTTTTGAGTTGGATAAAGCAGACATTACAGCAATGGAGCAAAAGATAAGGGACTATGCAAGAAACGTTGTGGAGagaaaagcaagagaagaagctGGAAAAGTTTTAATCCGCATGAAGAATAG GTTCTCAATGGTCTTCAATTATGGCTGTGATTCAATACCTAGGGTTTGGACTGCTGGGAAAGAAGACATTAAAACTATCACAAAGGAGGCTCGTTCAGCG TCTCTGAAGCTTTTATCCGTTATTGCTGCCATTCGATTGGATGAGAAACCAGataagattgaaaaaatacttttttcttCTCTGATGGATGGAACTACTGCTCCTCTTGCTTCAACCACCTGGGAAGAG GTTCCTTCAAAGGATACACTACTCACTCCTGTACGGTGCAAGTCTTTGTGGAAGCAGTTTAAAGCAGAGACTGAAAATAATGTCACTCGAGCACTTTCATATCAG aAGGCTTGTAGACGGAAAAACAACTGGGTGCCACCTATGTGGGCTATTGTGGCGATGATCGTTCTTGGTTTTAGTGAGTTAATGCTTCAATTGAGGTAA